GGAATCCGTGGGTTCTTTTGCGTCTGGTATTGCTCGGCTGATATGTTCTTTTCATTGTGGTTTCTCCTTGGCAAAGCTAAACTAGGGTAAGTACCCCCGAGGTCTGCGAAAGTCAAGTTGTACGGGACTTCGCAGCACATGTCATGCCGCAGCCTCTGCGGGGGATGCGGCACAGGATGCGGCTCATTTGCCATAAATTTATATGATGCAAGACGCGCTATGTGCCTGAACACGGGGGTGATGTCAAGTCGCAACCGGGGCATCTCGGACTCTTCCGTTTAGTCGTAAAAATGACAATAAAAACGTATCACGGGGCATTTTCTGTGCTCTGCGTTGTCGCGAGCACACACCGCTCTTTTCTTCATACCGCAAAAGGCTTGGAAGTGCATGGAAAATGCGTCACCTTTTTGTGTTCTGATGCGTAAAGAATGGGAAGGCGGGAAAAAAAGTGTCAATGTTGAGGCTGCTTGCGCTGTTTGATTGCGAGTTCTGCCGTGGTGGGATGTGCTGAGTCTGCCGTTTTGAACATGTGCCAAAATCTGGCTCTGAAGAGCCTGGTTCTACAAAAAAGTCTCTTTCCCCGGCTCTGGGGAAATTTTTTATTTTTGCCCCTGTCCCTTGTGGAGGACATGGTATGCTTTCGGGTACTGCCTTGACCAGAAATTCCTTCTGAGGCAGGTCTAGTGCAGTGAATATCCGGTTTTACCCGTAAGGAGAAAGAAGATGACAAGTCCAGAAAGTCAGTTTGTTGCAGCGCGTACCGAAGAAGTGAAGGCTGCACTTGAGAAGAATAATTTTGAGGTTTATGTCGCAGAGAGCGTTCAGGCCGCACACGATATCGTTATGAACGAGATTCTCCCTGAGCTGGCCGAAAAAGAAAACGCCAAGACTGTGAGCTTTGGAGGCTCCATGACGGTTGTTGACTCTGGCGTCTACGAAGATTTGAAAAAAGATGAGCGCTTTGAGCTTATCGACACCTACCTGCACGACGACGGCGTGCTGGAGCGTCGCCGCGAAGCGCTGCTTTCTGATGTTTTCCTGACGGGCACCAACGCGCTGACCAGAAAAGGTGAGCTGGTAAACCTCGACTGTGTGGGCAATCGCATCGCAGGTATTGCCTGGGGTCCCCGTTCTGTTATCGTCATGGTGAGCGCCAACAAGATTG
Above is a window of Desulfobaculum bizertense DSM 18034 DNA encoding:
- a CDS encoding lactate utilization protein, which translates into the protein MTSPESQFVAARTEEVKAALEKNNFEVYVAESVQAAHDIVMNEILPELAEKENAKTVSFGGSMTVVDSGVYEDLKKDERFELIDTYLHDDGVLERRREALLSDVFLTGTNALTRKGELVNLDCVGNRIAGIAWGPRSVIVMVSANKIVTDVEAAKDRIKNYVAPMNCIRLKRKTPCTKTLKCMDCSSPDRICNHWLISEKSWPAKRIKVVLINDNIGY